The DNA sequence GTCTCTCTAGTTGCTTATCATGCATGAGTAAATGGAGGATAGATAGAAATGAGTAATCAGAATGAGCTAAAACGAAATTTAGGTTTTTTCTCAGCGATTTCTATAGTAATGGGAACTGTAATAGGCGCAGGCGTCTTCTTCAAAGTTTCCAGTGTAGCCGAAGCGACAGGCTCAACAAGTATGGCAATGTTTGTATGGCTGCTGGGTGGTTTGGTGACCATTTGTGCAGGTTTAACAGCAGCTGAATTAGCAGCCGCAATCCCAGAAACAGGCGGACTTGTCAAATACATCGAGTATACTTACGGCAACTTCTGGGGTTATTTATCAGGCTGGGCGCAAGCATTTATTTATTTCCCGGCCAATATTGCAGCATTAGCAATCGTCTTTGCGACACAATTTGTAAACTTGTTTGATATGAAAGACAGTTTAATTGTTCCTGTCGCAATGTTGACGGCGTTATCGATTTATTTCATTAACTGCTTAGGTTCAAAGGCTGGCGGAATGCTTCAGTCTATTACGCTCATAATCAAATTGATTCCGATTATCTTGATTGTAGCCGTAGGCTTCTTCCAAGATACGACAGTTGAATTCTCGCTCTTCCCTATTGATTCAGGTCAGCATCAAGGCTTCTTTACAGCGTTAGGTGCAGGCTTGCTTGCAACAATGTTCGCTTATGACGGCTGGATGCACGTCGGAACAATTGCAGGAGAGTTGAAGAATCCTAAACGCGACTTGCCGGGTGCGATTACAATCGGACTAGGGGCAGTAATGGTTGTTTATCTATTAATCAATGCTGTCTTCTTAATGACGTTGCCGGTATCAGAAATCAGCGGCAACT is a window from the Staphylococcus sp. IVB6181 genome containing:
- a CDS encoding APC family permease; the encoded protein is MSNQNELKRNLGFFSAISIVMGTVIGAGVFFKVSSVAEATGSTSMAMFVWLLGGLVTICAGLTAAELAAAIPETGGLVKYIEYTYGNFWGYLSGWAQAFIYFPANIAALAIVFATQFVNLFDMKDSLIVPVAMLTALSIYFINCLGSKAGGMLQSITLIIKLIPIILIVAVGFFQDTTVEFSLFPIDSGQHQGFFTALGAGLLATMFAYDGWMHVGTIAGELKNPKRDLPGAITIGLGAVMVVYLLINAVFLMTLPVSEISGNLNAASEASRMIFGDGGGKIVTIGIMVSVYGALNGYLMTGMRVPYAMAERNGLPFKNFFLKLTPGQAPWASGLVQLIIAYIMMSLGAFDTITNMLIFVIWTFYTMAFVAVILLRRREPEMERPYKVPLYPIVPLIAIVSGIFVLINTLFTQTLLAMIGIVITLLGIPIYYYTKKKEQNNS